GAGTACATAGGAAGGGCGAACCAGTACCGGGTAACCCAGACTTTGAGCCGTTTCAACCGCATCATCTACCGAAATGACTGTTTTTCCTTTTGGTTGTGCAATTTCCAGACGGGAGAGCAAACGCTCGAACTTCTTGCGATCCTCTGCCTCATCAATGTTTTCCAGATCTGTTCCGAGAATCGTTACACCAGCGGCACGTAGTGGTGCTGCCAGGTTGATTGCTGTTTGACCACCAAACTGTACGATAACACCTACCGGCTGTTCCTGTTCGATAACGTTCATTACATCTTCGAAGAACAGGGGTTCAAAGTACAAGCGATCCGATGTATTAAAGTCCGTAGACACCGTCTCCGGGTTGTTATTGATGATAACTGCTTCATAGCCTGCTTTTTGCAGAGCCCATACCGCGTGTACTGTGGAGTAGTCAAACTCAATCCCTTGACCGATCCGGATTGGACCAGAACCAAGTACGACTACTTTTTTCTTATCTGAAGGAATGACTTCATTCTCAGTTTCGTAAGTAGAGTAGTAATATGGCGTTGTTGCTTCAAACTCAGCTGCACATGTATCTACCATTTTGTAGACTGGGCGAAGGTTTTCCTCTTCACGACGTGCTCTGATTTCAGCTTCTTTCGTCAGCGTACCTCCTGGTTGACCTTCAGCCCGCAGCTCAGCAATGGCACGGTCTGTGAAGCCAAGACGCTTCGCTTGATACAAGGTTTCGGAGGACAATTCGGATTCCTCACGAATGCGATCTTCGAAGCTGATCAGCCCTTCGAGTTTATCCAGGAACCACCAGTCAATCTTCGTCAGATCTTGAAGCTGTTGCAATGTATACCCTCTGCGGAATGCTTCAGCGATCAGGAAGATACGCTCATCGTCGGCTTTGACCAGACGCTCGTTCAGCGTTGCTTCATCCAGGGTTTCGGCATCTTTCAGATACAGACGGTGTACGCCGATTTCCAGGGAACGAACAGCTTTATGAATTGACTCTTCGAATGTACGGCCAATCGCCATAACTTCGCCTGTCGCTTTCATCTGTGTACCCAGTTTGCGGTTCGCTGAGATAAACTTGTCAAACGGCCAGCGTGGGATTTTGCTCACGATATAGTCCAGTGTTGGCTCAAAGCATGCATATGTTTGGCCCGTTACCGGATTCACGATTTCGTCCAGTGTGTAACCCATGGCAATTTTGGCAGCCATCTTAGCAATCGGATAGCCCGTTGCTTTGGAAGCTAGTGCCGAAGAACGGCTTACCCGTGGGTTAACTTCGATAACATAGTATTGGAAGCTGTGCGGATCAAGCGCAAACTGTACGTTACATCCACCTTCGATGTTGAGGGCACGGATGATTTTCAGGGAAGCTGAGCGCAGCATTTGATATTCACGGTCAGACAGCGTCTGGCTTGGCGCCACAACGATACTGTCACCTGTATGAACACCTACCGGGTCAAAGTTTTCCATGTTGCAGACTACGATACAGTTATCGTTCTTGTCACGCATAACCTCATACTCGACTTCTTTCATGCCAGCAATGCTTTTCTCCACCAGACATTGCCCTATCGGGCTGTAACGAATTCCTGCTGCTACGGTTTCGCGCAGTTCTTCTTCGTTCGCACAGATTCCGCCGCCTGTTCCACCAAGCGTGTAGGCTGGACGGACGATGATTGGATAACCAATCTCATTCGCAAAATCAAGTGATTCCTCAAGTGTTGTTACGATTACACTCTCGGGTACAGGCTGTTCCAGTTCACGCATCAGATCACGGAACAAATCACGATCTTCCGCTTTCTCAATGGATGTGAGCTGTGTTCCGAGTAGTTTGACATTCTCACGCTCAAGGACGCCAGCACGTGCCAGTTCCACAGCCATGTTCAGACCCGTTTGACCGCCAAGGGTTGGCAGCAAACCGTCTGGACGTTCCTGACGAATGATTTGCGTTACAAAATCCAGTGTAATCGGTTCAATGTACACTTTATCAGCCATGTTGGTATCCGTCATAATCGTAGCCGGGTTGCTGTTGATGAGTACAACTTCCACGCCTTCTTCTTTCAGTGCCTGGCATGCTTGTGTACCGGCATAGTCGAACTCGGCCGCTTGACCGATGACGATTGGACCTGAACCAATCACCAGGATTTTTTTGAGATCTTTGTTAATCGGCATGTTATTGTGCTCCTTTCACTGCGGCTGCCAATACGGCTTGACGCGGCTGTTGCGGGTGAGTAATCTTGTGCTCCCGAATCATCTCGATGAAGCGGTCAAACAGATAGCTGTTATCATATGGTCCTGGCGCTGCTTCCGGGTGATACTGAACGGAAAACGCCGGGAATGTTTTATGTTTCAGACCTTCAATGGTCTTATCATTATTGTTGATATGTGTCACTTCAAGCTCCGTATTTTTCACGGATTCTTCGTTTACGGTGTAACCGTGGTTCTGGGATGTGATGAAGCAACGTCCGCTCTCCAGTTCTTTAACCGGGTGGTTTCCGCCGCGGTGTCCAAACTTGAGTTTCTCTGTATCGGCTCCTGCCGCAAGTGCGAACAGTTGGTGCCCCAGGCAGATTCCGAAGATCGGATATTCGCCGAGCAGTTCACTGATCATTTTAACCGCGTGAGGAACGTCTTTCGGGTCCCCAGGGCCGTTGGACAGCTGGATGCCATCCGGGTTCATGCGGCGGATTTCGTCCGCTGTTACATCATGCGGAACTACGACAACGTCACAGTTACGTTTGCTGAGTTCACGCAAAATCCCTGTTTTTGCACCGTAGTCAACCAATACAATGCGTTCAGCCGTTCCCGGGCTGTTGTATACATGTTGAGTAGAAGTCATAGGAACCTGGTTACGCAGCTCAGCGATGCTGGTGTCTCCCATCATCTCCAGCAACTCTTCCACAGGTTTCGATCCTGTTGTGAGAATTCCTTTCATTGTGCCGTGGTGACGAATCCGGCGAGTCAGCATCCGTGTATCAATCTCGCTGATTCCTACGATGCCATACTCTTTAAGCAAATCGTCTACGCTGTATTCTGCACGCCAGTTACTTGGTGTCGGCTCATGACGACGTACCACAAAACCATGTACGAATGGACGAATCGACTCGAAGTCGTCACGCGTAATGCCGTAGTTACCAATCAGTGGGTACGTCATGGTTACGATTTGACCGCAATAAGAAGGATCCGAAAGCACCTCTTGATAGCCTGTAATTCCCGTATTAAAAACGACCTCACCTGTTGTTTCACCTTCAGCACCGAATGCTTTCCCGGTGAACAGTGTGCCGTCTTCCAACAATAATCTTGCCTGTGCCTGCATCCCATTTCACTCCTCTGTGTTTATCAACGTTGAATACTTTGAGTTGAACATGGGGGACGTTACGTTTGGTGCGGCTCCGTGGGCAGAAAACCCTTTGATCGCTGTTATCTCCGGATTACTTTGATCCCATTCTTCAAATGGAGTAATCCGGTGATAAAGGCGAACGCTTTGCTTCTTCGGGTTCTTTCTGCCCACTCCACAGTTACGTTGGTGTCCATGTTCAAAAGCATTATTCAACTTTTCTTTGTTTCGTATGTTTGACTCTCGGCATGGTCTGCCTTGAGTTAGTTGTAAAGATGTTATTGGTGTATAGGTTGTAGATTTAGAGTTATAAAGCCTTGTTGTTTTAAAAGAATTAAAGAGGAAAAGCTTATTGATTTATTGATCTAATAAGTTACTGATTTACTGTTGTACCGTGTTATTCCACACGCTTTTGCCATCCACCCATGTCTGTACCGGCCATCCTTTTAGCTTCCAGCCTGTGAATGGTGTGTTTCTTCCTTTGGTAGCAAAAGTTGCTGGATCAACCGCTTTTTCCTCGTTCAGGTCAATCATCGTGATATCCGCTGGTGCTCCCTCTTCCAGCTTGCCAGTATCCAGTCGGAATACCCGTGCCGGATCTGCTGTCATGCGTTTCACGAGGAAGTCCAGGCTCCAAAGCCCTGTTTCCACAAACTTCGTGTACAACAGCGGGAAAGCCGTCTCGAATCCAACGATACCGAACGGTGCCAGCTCCATACCTTTTGCTTTCTCTTCTTCGCTATGCGGCGCGTGATCGGTAACGATCATATCCAGCGTTCCGTCCAGCAAACCTTCGATACAAGCTTGCACGTCGCGTGGTGAGCGTAGGGGCGGGTTCATCTTCCAGTTGGCATCCATACCTGGGATATCCTCATCCGACAATACCAGATGGTGCGGACATACCTCAGCAGTTACTTTAATACCGATGGACTTCGCCAGGCGAATCAAGCGAACCGACTGCTCCGTACTTACGTGGCAGACGTGGTAGTGAACTCCCGTTGCTTCTGCAAGCAGGATATCACGGCCTACGTGGATGGCCTCGGATTCATTAGGGATACCTTTGATACCATGACGCTTCGAAAACTCGCCTTCTGTCACATATCCGCCAACTACCAATGAGTCGTCTTCGCAGTGAGCGATGACTGGCATATCCATACTTGCTGCGAGGCTCATAGCATCTTTCATCATTTGAGCGTTTTGTACGCCCACCCCATCATCCGTGAATCCAATCGCACCCGCTTCTTTCAATGCGGCGAAATCCGTAAGTTCACGTCCAAGCTCGTTCTTCGTAATAGCTGCATAAGGCAGTACTTTAACCAGGTCGGCTTCTTTGGCTTTATCCAAAACCAACTTAACGACATCTGCGCTGTCGGTTACCGGTCTTGTGTTTGGCATACATGCAATCGTTGTAAAACCACCTTGTGCTGCCGAACGGGCACCCGTCTCGATCGTCTCTTTATGCTCGAATCCAGGTTCACGCAGATGCACGTGCATATCAATCAAACCGGGAATGACCAGTTTGCCTGAAGCATCGGTTACGCTATGCGCTGATTGCTCTACTTTCAGTACCGCTTCGTCTTCCACTCCAGCGATCTTTTGAATTTTTCCTTCATCTATAATGATCGTTTTCCGTTCAAGTTCCCCTTGATGATTCAAGATGTTCGCGTTCTTTATAATCTGTAGCATAATTGCCCTCCGCTTCGGTTCTGTCCGACTTGCCAGACAAGCCGGGTGATTTTCTTTATCGTGTACCCTCACATTGCTCTATAAGAACTTCCGTCCCGTCAGCCTATGACCCACAGCCAGACCCTGTTACAGTTTCATCGCACGTTCCATGACCGCCATGCGGATTGGAACACCGTTTGCCATCTGCGGGAAGATCCGCGATGCTGCGCTCTCCACTACCGCGTCATCTACCTCGACATTTCGGTTCACAGGAGCAGGGTGCATAATGATTGTGCTTGGTTTCAGGCGTGATGCCCGTTCTTCCGTCAATCCGTAGTGTTCGCGATAATCCTCAGCCGAAGTAATCAGGCCATGTTTATGACGTTCCAGTTGAACTCGGAGCATCATGACTACATCCGCATCGAGTGCTTCTTCCAGACCTACATAAGGCGCGTGTTCTGCGAGCTCCGGTGCCTGCATCGTTTGCGGTGCGCAGAAGCGCACATCCGCACCAAACTTTTGCAGTGCCCACAGATTGGAGCGAGCTACCCGGCTATGCAGGATGTCTCCGATGATCGACACACGCAAACCTTTCAGCTCACCGAAAGCCTTCCGCATCGTGTAGAGATCCAACAACGCCTGGGTAGGGTGCTCGTTATTTCCGTCTCCGGCATTCACTAGTGGAACATTCACTTTCTGAGCCAGTTGTTGCAGAACACCCGAAGGTTTCAACCGAATCACTCCTGCGTCAATGCCCATGGACTCCAGTGTGCGTACCGTATCATAGATGGATTCACCTTTCTCCACGCTTGATGCAGCCGCCGTGAAGTTCAGTACTTGTGCACCCAGACGTTTTTCTGCCATCTCAAATGAGAAGCGAGTACGCGTGCTGTTCTCGAAGAACATGTTGGCTACGAAGTGGGATTCCAGTACAGGAACCAGTTTCTCCTTCTGCGCTTCCCAGTGTGCTGCTCTGTTCAGAATGGAGTCGATCTCATCGCGGCTAAGGTTCTTAAGGCCAAGCAAGCTCCGGTCCTTCAATGCTGGTTGTGTAATCATCATGCCTGTTCCCCCCGGTTCTGAATGATCTTGACTTCGTCCTGTCCGTCCGTTTCTATCAATGCAACCTCGATCTCCTCTGATTTAGAAGTCGGCACATTCTTGCCGATAAAATCAGGTCGAATCGGAAGTTCCCGGTGTCCGCGATCTGCGAGAACCGCCAGCTGAATGTTCTGTGGTCTTCCACAATCCATCAGGGCATCCATCGCTGCGCGAATCGTACGTCCGGTATAGAGCACATCATCGAACAAAATCACTTTTTTGTTATGAATTGAAAGTGATTCAGGTGTCATCGTCAACAGTTCCTTGCGATTCGCTTTATTCTCTTCCAAGCGATCATCGCGATAAGGGGTCACATCGAGTTCTCCCCAAGGGATCGGTGTACCTTCGATTTCTTCAATCTTGGCGGCGATCCGTTCTGCGAGGTATACACCCCGTGTTCGAATTCCGATAAGTACACAACCCTCAATACCTTTGTTTTTTTCCAAAATCTCATGGGCAATCCGTGTTAATGCGCGGCGGATCGCGGTTTCATCCATAATGACATGTGTCTCTGTGCTCATGCGTTCAGCCTCCTCAGGATTTACCTTTCAGATCATGGCCCCGTGACGAGGAGAACAAAAAAGACTCCTTGCCGTGTTCATTGGCAAGGAGTCTCCGAACTTCAGACCGCTCTGAAGAAAGTTTACTCTCGGGATGCATCGCTTGATTTGCCGCAGCAAAAAACGATGTATCGTTCACGTTACCTTGCCAGTCTCACGGGACTGATTTAAAGGTGCTATTCATGTCGTTCATATTGCAGGACCTCACAGGGTTCTGTACTCAATATGTCCGTTTGTCTTCATGAATTATGACAGAAAGACAACCCTCTGTCAACACCTCAACATCACAGGCGAAATTCCTCTACTGTATTCCCTTAGAATCAGCAGTTCGGCTGAAAAACATCCAAACACATCACATTTCATTCGTTATTCATAATTATACAATAATTCTGTATATTTATCCATAGGCAATTGCGGAGAATCTTACAGCCAAAATAATCCTCTGACTATACTCAACGTTGGGACAGAGTCTAATTTTAGAGTTCAACGTCCAGAAACACGGAATACATGAAGGCTCTGCATTAGTACCCAGCGAAATGGGTAAAGTTTATAAACATGAAACAATTCATAGATGCTTCAATAAAGCCGATATACATAAGGATTTACAAATACGCGACATAGAAATAAGATAAGACCTACATTTATTTACATTTAGGAGGAAGTTATGCGTCACATTTGGCAAGTTTACAAAACAGACTGGTTGCATATTTTGAAGGTTCCCACAGGTATTTTTCTAATTGTGGCTATTATTTTACTACCCGGGGTGTATGACTGGGTCAACGTGAAGTCCGTATGGGACCCATACAGCAACACCCAAGGGATCAAAATTGCGGTGACAACCGAGGACAAGGGTGCAACTGTTGCAGGAACTAATGTCAATATTGGAGACGAACTGGTGTCCAGCCTGAAACAGAACGAAAAGCTGGGATGGACTTTTGTGGGCCAGGCTGAGGCTGATCGTGGTGTGCAAACAGGAGAGTATTATGCAAGCCTGCTCATTCCTGGGGACTTTTCAACCAAAATTACAGGTATCGTTGACGGGAAGCTGGAGCGCCCAGAGGTAATCTATACCGTTAATGAGAAGGTTAATGCCATCGCTCCAAAAATCACGGGTTCCGGTGTATCTGCGATAACAACACAAATCAATGAAAATTTCACTGAAGCCGTCAGTCAGGCTGTTCTAACCAAATTGAAGGAAGCCGGAGTTGAGATCAATGCCCAGCTTCCAACTTTGCGCAAGATGGAGAATGGCATATTCACGCTGGAGAAAAATCTTCCGGATATACAAGCTGCAGGTCAAAAGGTACTGGAAGTAGAAAAAGCCATGCCTGGTATCGTAAAAGATGCTCAAAAGATCGTCGAGATCGAAAAAAAACTGCCTGAAATCAATGAAGCCGCACAGTATGTGCTCAAGGTGCAGGAGTATTGGCCACAAATTAATGATGCAGCATCCGAGGTGTTGGCTATTCAGGAGCGTATTCCCGATATTCAAAAAGCCGTAGAACGTATTCAAGAAGTGGATGCAAACTTTGGTCAGGTATCAGGTGTCATCCAAACAGCCCTGGATAAAACCGACAAGGCTCTGTCTATCGTAACGGCCGCAGAGCAAGATCTGGATAAAGTATCCCAAATCGCTGGTAACGGGATTGAGCTGGCCGAAGGCTTAAATCACTTTGTGGATTCCAGTGAAGAAGCATTTCAGGCTATAGGCCCGGCGATTCGGCAAAACCTGCTGCTGGTGCAGCAAATATCAAACGCTGCATCAGACGTATTTGGGCAATTGCAGAATACAGATCTTAATAACCTGCCGACAGCAGAAGATCTGGACCGGATCGCTGCCCGTTTGGGGATTGCAGTAAGACTCGTCGACAGTATGGCAGAACTACTGGGCAAAATCGACAACTTACTTCCAAGCCATCCACTTGCTAATAAAATTTCGCAGCTGAACACCATTTCAGATAAACTTCAGCTGCAAATCCGCCTGACAGGGATTATCAGTGATGCTCTGCGTCGTAATACAACTCCGCCCGCAGACGTCATCGCCCAGTTAAATGCTCTCTCCAAGGACATTAGCAGCGGCATTGGCAATATCATGAACACCTACGAGAGCGAAATATCGCCGGCTCTTGCGGCTGGTGCGGATAAGCTGAGGTCTATCCTTTCCACTTCAGCAGATACACTACAGGGAGCAAGAGATCGAATTCCGGATATCGCGGACATTCTTGCGTCAGCCAAAGAAGGGATTACGTTTGGGCAGACTGAATTGACAAAAATCCAGAGCGAACTGCCTCAAATACAATCTAAGATTCATGAGATATCGGAGACACTCGCGAATAAAAGTGAAGGCTTCATCCAAGCTTTGAACACAGTATCTTCATTAATTCGAAACGATCTGCCCAAGCTGGGCACCAAGCTGAATGAAGCGGCTAATTTTGTTCGGAACGATCTGCCCAATGCCGAGAAACAGATAGGCAAGGCATCCGATTTTGTACAGAACCAGCTTCCGGAGGTCGAACAAGGAGTACATCGTGTTGCTACGCTTGTACGTGATGATTTGCCAGCATTGGAAAGTGCCATCAGCAAGGCAGCAGACAAACTTAGAGAAGTCGAAGGTAATAACCAGTTTGCCGAGCTCGCCAAGCTTTTGCGCGGCGACATTGAAGAAGAGAGTGCTTTCCTAGCAAGTCCGGTGAAAATCAAGGAACAACAGCTTTACCCGATTCCGAATTACGGATCAGCCATGTCACCATTTTATGGCGTGCTGTCCTTGTGGGTCGGCTCAACGCTACTGATTTCCCTGCTTCGTGCCGAAGCTGAGAATCCAGAAGGCAAGTTCCGGGGATACGAGTTGTATCTTGGACGTCTTGCCACTTTTCTGACTATTGGATTGCTTCAAGCGATCTGTGTCAGCCTGGGAGATATATTGATCCTCGGCACCTATGTCGCAGATAAAGTGTGGTTTGTCTTGTTTGCCATGCTGGTGAGTGCCGTATTTGTTACCATAACGTACACCCTGCTGTCCGTTTTTGGGAATATCGGAAAAGGGATCGCGATCATCTTCATGGTGTTTCAGTTCTCCAGCTCCGGCGGTACGTTTCCAATCAGCATGACATCGCCCTTTTTCCAGGCATTGAATCCGTTCATGCCCTTCACGTATGCGATTAGTCTACTGCGTGAGTCGGTCGGCGGCATCTTGTGGTCGACTGCCATCAAGGATATTCTGTGGTTGTGCATGTTCATCGCGCTGAGTCTCATCGTTGCTCTCGCTTTGAAACGTCCACTCAGCAGTCTCACCAAACGTTCAGCCGAGAATGCCAAGAAGACCAAAATCATTGCTTAAAATCGTCCGTGAGACCCTCTGCGTAATCAACGCAGTGGGTCTTTTGTTTATCCCAACATGCACATATCGAATGAATCATACCAAACAAGACAAGGCCATTGGATTTAAAGTCCAATGGTCTTGTCTCATTATAAAGATAATTAAAATCTCTGATTATTTCACTGTACGTTCCTGTTCCAACTGATCATAGGACTGCTTAATGGTTGTTAAAGTTTCTACATGACGGTAGATGTTGTTCCCTGCGGTGACGAGAATACATATCATGATCAAGCCTATTAGCACTTTTTTACCCAGCCCCTGACGAAGACCGATGACGAAGCCCCCACCGAGGAGGAAAAACGCAAACAGATAGTGTCCTGCATACAGGTACATATCGTATTGAAATACCGCCAGCCCGAAACCAACAACGATATGAAGTAAAAAGGCAAACAGAATGTATGACACAAGAGTCCACACTTCCCGTTCACGGATGCCTTTGATAAACCCAGTGAGCGCCAGCAACAGGATAAATATACCCGTAAGCTGAACATAGATCGGATTGGAACGGGTCAAATCTGTTACAAACGCGACCATACCCGGGTCCAGCAAATGTACTTTCGGTGACAGCATCGGATTAATCGTTAGCAAACTTAGAGCTTTCCAATGAGCTGCGAACTGGAATGGAGTGGCATAGCTTGTTCCCCCATTTTGAATGCCAAGCAGCCAGTTACTGACCCAACTGCGACCGCCAAACGCGATGTATTGGATTCCTGTCAATACTACGATGAAGGCAACGGCCAGTGCCATAATCCCGATATACTTTTTCCAACCAGACTTGTTACGCCACGTACGCAAATTGAAAAACATGGCTGCCGCAAATGGTACAATGTTGGTCGACGTCAGTCCGAAGTTGATGGATGCCAGCAGCGCATTCGGGATGTAACGGACATCTTTCCGTTCACGGGTGTATTGCATATACAGCACAGAGAACAGGATAACAAACTGTACGTACGGATACGAATCCGGAATCAACGCGGTAAACATCAGATAGGAGCTGAAACCGAACAATAAAGCGAAAAGTAACGGTGTGGTGATTTGTTTATCTTTTTGATTTAAAAACAGAAACACCAGCACAACCGAACCCGCATTCACAAGGGACTGCAGGACAAGAAAGAACCAATTCCCGCCCAGCAATTGAGCACCTGCTTCAAGCGTGACCGCTAGAAATGAAATTAACGGATGAATAACCGAAGAACTGTTGCTTCCGTAATACATGGAAGGATCGAAGTTAAATAAATTAAGTGGAAACTGCGTCGTACTAAATGGCGTGTATGACCCAAGTAGCTCTGCGTGATTCGCAATGTACGTCACGTAAGGTCCATTCATGAGAGCGTAAAAAAGAGCAAAACCCGCAAACAGGCCAAATGCCGTCCAATTGGTCCTGCGATTATAAAATAAGTAGTCCAAAAATTTCATGCATTCACATCCAGTTTCATTATTCTAGAAAACCAATAAACACAACCCGCCCATAATACAAGTGACACCGATCCAGCGCAAAGGACCCACTGCTTCCTTAAAGGCAAACCGCGCTATAATGAGCGTCCACACATACGTTAACGCATTGGCTGGCAGCACAACAGTTAAGGGAAGAAATTTCAACAATACAATGTTCAGCAGCGCACCTGTACCATAGAATCCTAGCCCCATTAAAACATGCAGCTTTTTGCGGCTGGTAGCGTAGGCTTTCAAACCCGCTCCCCCCATCGCTCCACACAGGGTCATTGCAATTAATACAGCAATCATCCAGCTATCGATCAACACTGGTCAACGTCACCCCAATTCCAAGCAGCACAACAGCGGCCAACTTCTGCACCGTAATTTCTTCTCCTAGCAAAAAGTATCCATAGATCAGCGCAAACACATAGCTTGCACACATCAAAGGATAGGCCACAGACAGCTTTTCCAAAGCAAAAGCCTTGATCATCAAAATGGCACCCAGCCCATAACAGAGAAAGCCGATGCCCAGATAGATCCACTCGGTCAGCCCCCACTTCCAGAACAATTGGCCTGTCGCTGTAAGAAAAGCGGAGACCAGCATCAACAGCTTGCCTGTATGGCGCCCTTTTATCTCCCCCACGACAATGCCTCCATCTCTGGCACGCGCTTGTTAATAAAGTATCGCTGACTCACCAACTGCATCACTGGAAGATCGGATAAGGAGTCGGAGTAGGAGCAGGATTGATCATAATCAATCACCATCTTTTTCTCATCCAGATAGGCCTGAATTCGACGAACCTTCTCATCCCCTTTGCAATTGCTGCCATCAATCCTACAGGTATAGCCATTCGAGTGACGAACCAGATCGGTACCAATGACATGATCCACCCAGGGAAAGTTTTTAAAATATTTCATATAGGCATGCGGAGATGCGGTCACCAGCAATACATGATAGCCTGCTTCCTTACGGTGCTGCATCTCTACACTTGCCTCCGCAAAAATGGCAGTACGCAATCGTGTATCAAAAAAATGCTCCAGATCATTTTCGGACATGCGTTCAATGCTTTTGAAATAGGAACGTTTGACACGCTCAACCGTCATCAGACCTGCCTTGAACAGCGCGGTATGAAATGCAATTACAGGCAATCTCCATACCTGCCATGGGTAACGGCGAACGCCGTAATGTACAAACTGAAACATGGAATCTCTGCGTATAATCGTTTTATCAATATCAAAGATGGCGATTTTCGTGCTTTTCACCCAGATCCCCTCTACCTTCCAGACTCAAACTTTTATTCAAAAATAGCAAAAATCGAAATAACACTTATGACATACAAAATGACCGTGATCAAGATGGGCTTGTCCTCAAATAGAACTCGATCTGGGGAACCACCTTGGTTCTTCATATGAATCAGATACAGATAGCGGAACATGCCGTATATAACCAAAGGAATCGTCCACATTAAATGAATGGTACGATCGGATGTGAACGTAAAGAGCGAATAGCTAATAATGGTCGCCGTTGTGACAATGGTATTGAACTGATCCAATAACGTAATTGAATAGTTATCTAACACTTTACGGTGTGAGCCGGTATTTCCCTCAAGCAGGGTGAGTTCATTCCTCCGTTTGCCGATAGCCAGGAACAGGGACAGCAGCATCGTACAGATGAGGAACCACGGCGTAAATGGCACATGGATCAGGACACCGCCTGCAATCGCACGAAGCACAAATCCAGCCGCAATGGTCATCATATCCAAAATAACGAGATGTTTGAGTACAAATGAGTACGACACATTCAATAGGAAATAAACAATACATAATACTCCGAATAATGGGTTCATCACGAAGGCTGTCCCGACGGAAAGAATTAATAACAGAATTCCGAACAACAAGGCGTGAGCAGGGTTGACCTGTCCAGAAGCAAGGGGACGGAACATCTTCACCGGATGCTGACGATCTCTGTCGCGATCTACATAATCGTTTAAAATATAAACGCAGCCTGCAACAAGGCTAAATAAAATAAAACCTAGCAAAGTCGATAGAATGGTCTCCGTCCGAATTTCCTCAAAAGAAAAAAGCAGCGCGGCAAACAACAGCAAATTTTTGGTCCATTGTTTTGGTCTCAATAGTTTAAGCAATCCTGAAACGGTATTGCCTGTCCCTGCAGCAGGTGTGGACACGGT
This window of the Paenibacillus marchantiae genome carries:
- a CDS encoding DMT family transporter, with product MIAVLIAMTLCGAMGGAGLKAYATSRKKLHVLMGLGFYGTGALLNIVLLKFLPLTVVLPANALTYVWTLIIARFAFKEAVGPLRWIGVTCIMGGLCLLVF
- a CDS encoding EamA family transporter translates to MLVSAFLTATGQLFWKWGLTEWIYLGIGFLCYGLGAILMIKAFALEKLSVAYPLMCASYVFALIYGYFLLGEEITVQKLAAVVLLGIGVTLTSVDR
- a CDS encoding DUF6080 domain-containing protein translates to MKFLDYLFYNRRTNWTAFGLFAGFALFYALMNGPYVTYIANHAELLGSYTPFSTTQFPLNLFNFDPSMYYGSNSSSVIHPLISFLAVTLEAGAQLLGGNWFFLVLQSLVNAGSVVLVFLFLNQKDKQITTPLLFALLFGFSSYLMFTALIPDSYPYVQFVILFSVLYMQYTRERKDVRYIPNALLASINFGLTSTNIVPFAAAMFFNLRTWRNKSGWKKYIGIMALAVAFIVVLTGIQYIAFGGRSWVSNWLLGIQNGGTSYATPFQFAAHWKALSLLTINPMLSPKVHLLDPGMVAFVTDLTRSNPIYVQLTGIFILLLALTGFIKGIREREVWTLVSYILFAFLLHIVVGFGLAVFQYDMYLYAGHYLFAFFLLGGGFVIGLRQGLGKKVLIGLIMICILVTAGNNIYRHVETLTTIKQSYDQLEQERTVK
- the pyrR gene encoding bifunctional pyr operon transcriptional regulator/uracil phosphoribosyltransferase PyrR, with translation MSTETHVIMDETAIRRALTRIAHEILEKNKGIEGCVLIGIRTRGVYLAERIAAKIEEIEGTPIPWGELDVTPYRDDRLEENKANRKELLTMTPESLSIHNKKVILFDDVLYTGRTIRAAMDALMDCGRPQNIQLAVLADRGHRELPIRPDFIGKNVPTSKSEEIEVALIETDGQDEVKIIQNRGEQA
- a CDS encoding HAD-IB family hydrolase, which translates into the protein MKSTKIAIFDIDKTIIRRDSMFQFVHYGVRRYPWQVWRLPVIAFHTALFKAGLMTVERVKRSYFKSIERMSENDLEHFFDTRLRTAIFAEASVEMQHRKEAGYHVLLVTASPHAYMKYFKNFPWVDHVIGTDLVRHSNGYTCRIDGSNCKGDEKVRRIQAYLDEKKMVIDYDQSCSYSDSLSDLPVMQLVSQRYFINKRVPEMEALSWGR
- a CDS encoding YhgE/Pip domain-containing protein encodes the protein MRHIWQVYKTDWLHILKVPTGIFLIVAIILLPGVYDWVNVKSVWDPYSNTQGIKIAVTTEDKGATVAGTNVNIGDELVSSLKQNEKLGWTFVGQAEADRGVQTGEYYASLLIPGDFSTKITGIVDGKLERPEVIYTVNEKVNAIAPKITGSGVSAITTQINENFTEAVSQAVLTKLKEAGVEINAQLPTLRKMENGIFTLEKNLPDIQAAGQKVLEVEKAMPGIVKDAQKIVEIEKKLPEINEAAQYVLKVQEYWPQINDAASEVLAIQERIPDIQKAVERIQEVDANFGQVSGVIQTALDKTDKALSIVTAAEQDLDKVSQIAGNGIELAEGLNHFVDSSEEAFQAIGPAIRQNLLLVQQISNAASDVFGQLQNTDLNNLPTAEDLDRIAARLGIAVRLVDSMAELLGKIDNLLPSHPLANKISQLNTISDKLQLQIRLTGIISDALRRNTTPPADVIAQLNALSKDISSGIGNIMNTYESEISPALAAGADKLRSILSTSADTLQGARDRIPDIADILASAKEGITFGQTELTKIQSELPQIQSKIHEISETLANKSEGFIQALNTVSSLIRNDLPKLGTKLNEAANFVRNDLPNAEKQIGKASDFVQNQLPEVEQGVHRVATLVRDDLPALESAISKAADKLREVEGNNQFAELAKLLRGDIEEESAFLASPVKIKEQQLYPIPNYGSAMSPFYGVLSLWVGSTLLISLLRAEAENPEGKFRGYELYLGRLATFLTIGLLQAICVSLGDILILGTYVADKVWFVLFAMLVSAVFVTITYTLLSVFGNIGKGIAIIFMVFQFSSSGGTFPISMTSPFFQALNPFMPFTYAISLLRESVGGILWSTAIKDILWLCMFIALSLIVALALKRPLSSLTKRSAENAKKTKIIA